One Pectobacterium colocasium DNA segment encodes these proteins:
- the gpt gene encoding xanthine phosphoribosyltransferase — MSEKYVVTWDMLQIHARKLAQRLLPADQWKGIIAVSRGGLVPSALLARELGIRHVDTVCISSYDHDNQREMKVLKRAEGDGEWFIVIDDLVDTGGTAKAIRDMYPKAHFVTIFAKPAGKPLVDDYVIDIPQDTWIEQPWDMGVVFVPPLSGR; from the coding sequence ATGAGCGAAAAGTACGTCGTAACCTGGGATATGTTGCAAATTCATGCCCGCAAACTGGCACAGCGTTTACTGCCTGCCGATCAATGGAAAGGCATCATTGCCGTTAGCCGTGGTGGTCTGGTGCCAAGCGCACTGCTGGCGCGTGAGCTGGGCATTCGTCACGTTGATACCGTTTGCATCTCCAGTTATGACCACGACAACCAGCGCGAAATGAAAGTGCTGAAGCGTGCCGAGGGAGATGGCGAATGGTTTATCGTGATTGACGATCTGGTTGACACGGGCGGTACGGCGAAGGCAATTCGTGATATGTATCCGAAAGCGCACTTCGTGACCATTTTCGCCAAGCCAGCCGGTAAGCCGCTGGTTGACGACTACGTGATCGATATCCCGCAGGATACCTGGATTGAACAGCCGTGGGACATGGGCGTGGTATTTGTTCCGCCGTTGTCTGGTCGTTAA
- a CDS encoding class I SAM-dependent methyltransferase, whose amino-acid sequence MEEKQNHNRRVEHQFGSQAQNYLTSAVHAQGKDLTQLAALLAPFPQARVIDVGCGAGHASFVAAQAVAEVVAYDLSSQMLEVISQAAAQKGLNNIRVQQGVAESLPFEDSSADIIISRYSAHHWHDVGQALREMRRVLKPGGRVIMMDVVSPGHPLLDSYLQTVEKLRDTSHVRNYAPGEWLSLFTEAGFIVRNATSDRLTLEFSSWVARMRTPEHFTVAIRELQKTLADEVIQHFEVQADGSFVTDIMMIEATRA is encoded by the coding sequence ATGGAAGAAAAGCAGAATCATAATCGTCGCGTCGAACATCAGTTCGGCTCACAAGCGCAGAACTACCTGACCAGCGCGGTGCATGCGCAGGGCAAAGATTTAACCCAGTTAGCGGCTTTATTAGCGCCTTTCCCGCAAGCGCGCGTCATCGATGTCGGCTGCGGTGCAGGACACGCCAGCTTCGTTGCCGCACAGGCCGTCGCAGAGGTTGTTGCCTACGACCTGTCTTCTCAAATGTTGGAGGTTATCAGTCAGGCTGCTGCACAAAAAGGGCTGAATAACATCCGCGTTCAGCAAGGCGTAGCCGAGTCTTTACCGTTCGAGGATAGCAGTGCAGATATCATCATCAGCCGTTACTCTGCGCATCACTGGCATGATGTCGGGCAGGCGTTACGTGAAATGCGGCGCGTCCTGAAACCGGGCGGGCGCGTAATCATGATGGATGTCGTTTCGCCCGGACATCCGCTGCTGGACAGCTACTTGCAGACGGTAGAGAAGTTGCGCGACACTTCACACGTGCGTAATTACGCACCGGGCGAGTGGCTGAGTCTGTTTACGGAAGCCGGGTTCATCGTGCGTAACGCCACCAGCGACAGGCTGACGCTGGAGTTCAGCAGTTGGGTTGCCCGTATGCGTACGCCAGAACATTTCACAGTGGCGATTCGTGAACTGCAAAAAACGCTGGCGGACGAAGTGATACAGCATTTTGAAGTACAGGCGGACGGTTCGTTTGTCACCGACATTATGATGATAGAAGCCACCCGCGCCTGA
- the dpaA gene encoding peptidoglycan meso-diaminopimelic acid protein amidase, which translates to MQKIALSFAMLFFLPSLVVTSAASETAPPLAPIAKELKQQLLGSPIYIQIFKEERIFELYAKVGNEYRLLDQYPICKYSGGLGPKRVEGDLKSPEGFYQVDLRQLKPDSQYYRAINIGFPNEYDKSQGYSGRYLMIHGECVSVGCYAMTNTYMDEIYRYAEAALRNGQAKIDIAIYPFRMTEQNMLRHRNSTYASFWKQLQPGYAYFNQHNQPPAITVFNGQYVVNPPLMTSQPTLKYALAETK; encoded by the coding sequence ATGCAAAAAATCGCGCTGTCGTTTGCGATGTTGTTTTTTTTGCCTTCTCTTGTTGTTACCAGCGCCGCCAGCGAGACCGCACCGCCGCTCGCGCCGATAGCAAAAGAATTAAAACAGCAATTATTAGGCTCTCCGATCTATATTCAGATCTTTAAAGAAGAGCGAATATTCGAACTCTATGCGAAAGTCGGCAACGAATACCGTTTATTGGACCAATACCCAATCTGTAAATATTCGGGCGGATTAGGGCCAAAACGCGTTGAAGGCGATTTAAAAAGTCCGGAAGGTTTCTATCAGGTCGATCTGCGTCAGTTAAAACCAGACAGCCAATATTACCGCGCGATCAATATCGGTTTCCCCAACGAGTATGATAAATCACAGGGGTATTCCGGCCGCTATTTAATGATCCACGGCGAATGTGTGTCAGTTGGCTGTTATGCCATGACCAACACCTACATGGATGAGATTTATCGCTATGCCGAAGCAGCGCTACGCAACGGGCAGGCGAAGATTGATATTGCCATCTACCCGTTCCGTATGACGGAACAGAACATGCTGCGCCACCGTAATTCCACCTACGCCAGCTTCTGGAAACAGCTTCAGCCGGGGTATGCCTATTTTAATCAGCACAATCAGCCGCCAGCCATCACTGTGTTTAATGGGCAATACGTCGTTAACCCACCGTTGATGACCAGCCAGCCAACCTTAAAGTACGCGCTCGCCGAAACAAAATAG
- the frsA gene encoding esterase FrsA has product MAQANLSETLFKPSFKHPETSTLVRRTRNSQDVQGLHSTLEGEKTRNWYRMINRLMWIWRGVDPWEIEDVLSRIAASKADRSNEQLLDTVIGYRGGNWIYEWVKQGADWQQRATESGDDAQTGQFWLKAANLYSIAAYPHIKGDELAEQAQTLANRAYEEAAKYLPYELKELTFPITGGGTLTGFLHMPSQAKAPFPTVLMCGSLEMLQSDYHRLFQDYFAPAGMAMLTIDVPSVGFSSRWKLTQDSSFLHQQVLRALPDVPWVDHSRVVAFGFRFGANIAVRLAYLESQRLRGVACLGPVVHHLLSEPNRQQQVPDMFMDVLASRLGMPFSTDSSLKTELGRYSLKTQGLLGRRCPTPMLAGYWDNDPLCPKEEASLIVNSSAQGKLLPVNFSPVYQNFHRALQQISGWLQDKV; this is encoded by the coding sequence GTGGCGCAAGCTAACCTGTCTGAAACGCTATTCAAACCATCCTTTAAACATCCGGAAACCTCGACGTTGGTCCGACGTACGCGGAATAGTCAGGATGTGCAGGGGCTGCATTCTACGCTGGAAGGGGAGAAGACCCGCAACTGGTATCGGATGATTAACCGACTGATGTGGATTTGGCGTGGCGTCGACCCGTGGGAAATTGAAGACGTGCTGTCGCGTATCGCTGCCAGCAAGGCCGACAGAAGCAACGAGCAACTGCTTGATACGGTGATTGGTTACCGGGGTGGTAACTGGATTTATGAATGGGTGAAGCAGGGGGCAGATTGGCAGCAGCGAGCAACAGAGAGCGGCGATGACGCGCAGACCGGGCAGTTCTGGCTGAAGGCTGCCAACCTCTACAGTATTGCCGCGTATCCACATATTAAAGGCGATGAACTGGCAGAACAGGCGCAAACGCTGGCAAACCGCGCCTATGAAGAGGCTGCTAAATACCTGCCTTATGAACTCAAAGAACTAACCTTCCCGATTACGGGCGGTGGCACGCTGACCGGGTTTCTGCATATGCCCTCGCAAGCGAAAGCACCTTTCCCTACCGTTCTGATGTGCGGCAGCCTGGAAATGTTGCAGAGCGATTATCATCGCCTGTTTCAGGACTATTTTGCGCCGGCGGGCATGGCGATGCTGACGATTGATGTCCCCTCCGTTGGATTTTCTTCCCGCTGGAAATTGACTCAGGATTCCAGTTTTCTGCATCAACAGGTCTTGCGTGCGCTGCCGGATGTCCCGTGGGTCGATCACTCCCGTGTGGTCGCGTTTGGCTTCCGCTTTGGCGCCAATATCGCCGTTCGGCTGGCATATCTGGAATCGCAGCGCTTACGCGGAGTGGCCTGTCTCGGCCCCGTGGTGCACCACCTGTTAAGCGAACCAAATCGTCAGCAGCAGGTACCGGATATGTTTATGGATGTGCTGGCGAGTCGGCTGGGTATGCCGTTCTCGACGGATTCCTCGCTGAAAACCGAGCTGGGGCGCTATTCGCTGAAAACGCAGGGGTTGTTAGGACGCCGCTGTCCGACGCCGATGCTGGCAGGCTACTGGGATAACGATCCGCTCTGCCCGAAAGAAGAAGCCAGCCTGATTGTGAATTCATCCGCACAAGGGAAACTGCTGCCGGTTAATTTCTCACCGGTGTACCAGAATTTCCACCGCGCACTACAGCAAATCAGCGGATGGTTGCAGGATAAAGTGTAG
- the lpcA gene encoding D-sedoheptulose 7-phosphate isomerase yields the protein MYQDLIRSELKEAAETLNNFLSDDANIQSIQNAAVLLANAFKAGGKVISCGNGGSHCDAMHFAEELTGRYRENRPGYPAIAISDPSHLSCVSNDFGYDFVFSRYVESLGREGDVLLGISTSGNSGNIIKAIAAAKAKGMKVITLTGKDGGKMAGSADVEIRVPHFGYADRIQEIHIKAIHILIQLIEKEMADQ from the coding sequence ATGTATCAGGATTTAATCCGTAGTGAACTGAAAGAAGCTGCAGAAACACTGAATAATTTCTTGAGTGATGATGCGAACATTCAGTCGATCCAAAACGCTGCGGTGCTGTTGGCTAACGCTTTCAAAGCGGGTGGTAAAGTGATTTCCTGTGGTAACGGTGGTTCACACTGTGATGCCATGCACTTTGCTGAAGAGCTGACGGGGCGCTATCGCGAGAACCGTCCTGGCTATCCGGCTATTGCGATTTCCGATCCGAGCCACCTGTCCTGCGTCAGCAATGACTTTGGCTATGATTTTGTCTTCTCCCGCTATGTCGAATCACTGGGGCGTGAAGGCGATGTGCTGCTGGGCATTTCCACTTCGGGTAACTCCGGCAACATTATTAAAGCGATTGCCGCAGCAAAAGCGAAAGGCATGAAGGTCATTACGCTGACCGGGAAAGACGGCGGTAAAATGGCAGGTTCAGCCGACGTGGAAATTCGTGTTCCGCACTTCGGCTATGCTGACCGTATTCAGGAGATCCATATCAAAGCGATTCACATCCTGATTCAGTTGATTGAAAAAGAAATGGCAGATCAGTAA
- a CDS encoding helix-turn-helix transcriptional regulator, translating to MSANSFMSANSLSGPKALGAFLRALRERTSPERVGLPASGRRRTSGLRREELAQIARISTTWYTWLEQGRDVSASASALTRLSLALKLEPAEHDYLFSLAGVKDPQKQSRATSLDTRVAASLHHITCPAYLLDGCWNMLAWNAPSEQLFSGWLGTDPEPNLLRFMFLNPLARSLVVDWPERAKRVVAEFRAESSHYVSAEAVRQVVMALCEESREFNLWWSQQAVTAREGGERRFHHPLLGDVAYHQQTFHPAGQGELKLVMLIAQ from the coding sequence ATGTCTGCAAATTCGTTTATGTCTGCCAATTCTCTGAGCGGCCCAAAGGCACTGGGGGCTTTTTTACGGGCGCTGCGTGAGCGGACCTCGCCGGAAAGGGTCGGCCTGCCAGCGTCCGGGCGGCGACGCACCAGCGGATTACGCCGCGAAGAGTTGGCGCAAATCGCCCGAATCAGCACCACCTGGTATACCTGGCTTGAGCAGGGGCGTGACGTGTCTGCTTCAGCCTCGGCGCTGACTCGCTTGTCGCTGGCGTTAAAGCTGGAACCCGCAGAGCATGACTATCTTTTTAGTCTGGCTGGTGTGAAGGATCCTCAAAAGCAGAGCAGGGCAACGTCGCTGGATACGCGGGTTGCCGCCAGCCTGCACCATATTACCTGCCCTGCGTATCTTCTGGATGGTTGCTGGAACATGCTGGCGTGGAATGCGCCATCGGAACAGTTGTTTTCCGGATGGCTGGGAACCGATCCCGAACCGAATCTGCTGCGCTTTATGTTTCTCAATCCGCTGGCACGATCGCTGGTGGTTGATTGGCCAGAACGCGCCAAACGGGTAGTGGCGGAGTTTCGGGCGGAATCCAGCCATTACGTGTCTGCCGAGGCTGTGCGGCAAGTCGTGATGGCGCTGTGTGAAGAAAGCCGCGAGTTCAATCTCTGGTGGTCGCAGCAGGCGGTAACCGCCCGTGAAGGTGGCGAGCGACGTTTCCACCACCCTTTGTTGGGGGATGTGGCCTATCACCAACAGACTTTCCATCCTGCCGGACAGGGGGAATTGAAGCTGGTGATGCTGATCGCGCAGTAA
- the fadE gene encoding acyl-CoA dehydrogenase FadE → MVAVSILLLLIIIGAMFYHRLSLLLGSAILLAYFAAMSAMLLWPVWLMIPLVILLIPITVPSLRQKLVSASALRMFQKVMPPMSNTEKEAIDAGTTWWEGDLFRGAPDWNKLHNYPRPQLTAEEQAFIDGPVAEACRMANDFEITHERADIPPELWEYLKEHRFFAMIIKKQYGGLEFSAYAQAQVLQKLAGVSSIVAITVGVPNSLGPGELLQHYGTDAQKDHYLPRLARGQEVPCFALTSPEAGSDAGSIPDTGIVCYGNWHGEQVLGMRLTWNKRYITLAPVATVLGLAFKLYDPDHLLGDEDDVGITCALIPTDTDGVKIGRRHFPLNVPFQNGPTQGENIFVPLDYIIGGAKMAGQGWRMLMECLSVGRGITLPSNSTGGLKSIALGIGAYAHIRRQFKISIGKMEGIEEPLARIAGNAYVMDAAATLITSGIMQGEKPAVLSAIVKYHCTHRGQRSVMDAMDIAGGKGICLGPTNFLARSYQGAPIAITVEGANILTRSMIIFGQGAIRCHPYVLEEMAAAQENDVSRFDRALVGHIGHVGSNKVRSFWLGLTNGLLSRAPVNDKTRRYYQQLNRLSANLALLADVSMAVLGGSLKRRERISARLGDVLSQLYLASATLKRYEDEGRQKADLPLVHWGVQDSLHQAEQALDDLLRNFPNRIVAGLLTVIIFPLGLRCPAPSDRLDHEVAKILQTPSETRNRLGRGQYLVASEHNPVGLLEEALLDIIAAEPIYQRLAKASDKPLPFMRLDQLAEQALVEGQITAEEANILTKAEASRLRSINVDDFAFDALAANKPKPVAQSERKTEAA, encoded by the coding sequence ATGGTTGCTGTCAGTATCCTCCTCCTACTGATTATCATCGGCGCGATGTTTTATCATCGGCTCAGCCTGCTGCTCGGCAGCGCCATCCTGCTGGCCTACTTTGCAGCCATGTCCGCCATGTTGCTGTGGCCTGTCTGGCTGATGATTCCGCTCGTGATTCTGCTGATTCCGATTACGGTTCCTTCTCTGCGCCAAAAGCTGGTTTCCGCTTCTGCGCTGCGCATGTTTCAGAAAGTCATGCCGCCGATGTCGAACACGGAAAAAGAGGCGATCGACGCCGGGACAACCTGGTGGGAAGGCGACCTGTTTCGCGGCGCGCCGGACTGGAACAAGCTGCATAACTACCCACGTCCTCAGTTGACCGCCGAAGAGCAGGCGTTTATCGACGGGCCGGTGGCGGAAGCCTGCCGGATGGCAAACGACTTCGAAATCACCCATGAACGCGCCGATATTCCACCGGAACTGTGGGAATACTTAAAAGAACACCGCTTCTTCGCGATGATCATTAAGAAGCAATACGGCGGGCTGGAATTCTCTGCCTACGCACAAGCGCAGGTGCTGCAAAAACTGGCTGGCGTCTCCAGTATTGTGGCAATCACCGTCGGTGTGCCGAACTCACTCGGCCCCGGCGAACTGCTGCAACACTATGGTACGGACGCGCAAAAAGATCACTACCTGCCACGTCTGGCGCGTGGTCAGGAAGTCCCTTGTTTTGCATTGACCAGCCCGGAAGCAGGTTCTGATGCGGGCTCGATTCCCGATACCGGTATTGTCTGCTACGGCAACTGGCACGGCGAACAGGTTTTGGGTATGCGCCTGACCTGGAATAAACGCTATATCACACTCGCGCCGGTCGCTACCGTGCTGGGGTTAGCCTTTAAGCTGTACGATCCCGATCATCTGTTAGGCGATGAAGACGACGTAGGCATTACCTGTGCATTGATTCCGACGGATACCGACGGCGTTAAAATCGGCCGCCGCCATTTCCCGCTGAACGTTCCGTTCCAAAATGGGCCAACGCAGGGTGAAAACATTTTTGTTCCGCTGGACTACATCATCGGTGGGGCGAAGATGGCAGGTCAGGGCTGGCGTATGCTGATGGAATGTCTGTCAGTCGGGCGCGGTATTACACTGCCGTCCAACTCCACTGGCGGGCTGAAATCGATTGCCCTCGGTATCGGTGCTTACGCGCACATCCGCCGCCAGTTCAAGATCTCCATCGGTAAGATGGAAGGTATTGAGGAGCCGCTGGCACGCATTGCGGGTAACGCTTATGTGATGGACGCCGCCGCCACATTAATTACCAGCGGCATTATGCAGGGTGAAAAACCCGCGGTGCTCTCCGCTATCGTCAAATATCACTGTACCCACCGCGGTCAGCGCAGCGTAATGGATGCGATGGATATCGCCGGGGGCAAAGGTATCTGTCTCGGCCCGACCAACTTCCTGGCGCGCAGCTATCAGGGCGCACCGATTGCGATCACCGTGGAAGGGGCGAATATCCTGACGCGCAGTATGATCATCTTCGGGCAAGGCGCCATCCGCTGTCACCCTTATGTGCTGGAAGAGATGGCAGCGGCGCAGGAGAACGATGTATCGCGCTTTGACCGTGCGCTGGTCGGTCATATCGGCCACGTCGGTAGCAACAAGGTGCGCAGCTTCTGGCTTGGGCTGACCAACGGCCTTCTAAGCCGTGCGCCAGTGAACGACAAAACGCGCCGCTACTATCAGCAGCTCAACCGACTCAGCGCGAATTTGGCTCTGCTGGCGGATGTGTCGATGGCGGTACTGGGCGGCAGCCTGAAGCGTCGCGAACGTATCTCGGCGCGTCTGGGGGATGTTCTCAGCCAGCTCTATCTGGCTTCCGCGACGCTGAAACGCTATGAGGACGAAGGGCGTCAGAAAGCAGATTTACCACTGGTGCACTGGGGCGTGCAGGACAGTCTGCATCAGGCCGAGCAGGCGCTGGACGATTTGCTGCGCAACTTCCCAAATCGTATTGTTGCAGGGCTGCTGACGGTCATCATCTTCCCACTGGGTCTGCGCTGTCCGGCACCGTCTGACCGCCTCGACCACGAGGTCGCGAAGATTCTGCAAACGCCGTCGGAAACACGTAATCGTCTGGGGCGCGGCCAATATCTGGTTGCCAGCGAACACAACCCTGTCGGGCTGTTGGAAGAGGCGTTGTTGGATATCATCGCCGCCGAGCCGATTTATCAACGTCTGGCGAAAGCCAGCGACAAACCACTGCCGTTCATGCGACTGGATCAGTTGGCAGAACAGGCGCTGGTGGAAGGTCAGATTACCGCAGAAGAAGCGAATATTTTGACCAAAGCCGAAGCCAGCCGCTTACGTTCAATCAACGTGGATGACTTTGCATTCGATGCACTGGCCGCCAACAAACCTAAACCGGTCGCGCAGTCAGAAAGAAAAACCGAAGCAGCATAA
- the dinB gene encoding DNA polymerase IV yields the protein MRKIIHVDMDCFYAAIEMRDNPRLRDIPLAIGGSADRRGVISTANYPARRYGVRSAMATATALRLCPHLTLLPGRMEVYKSTSRQIRDIFARYTSLIEPLSLDEAYLDVTDSPHCNGSATRIAEEIRRTIADELNLTASAGIAPIKFLAKIASELNKPNGQYVITPDQVDDFLLALPLEKIPGVGKVTAKRLEERGLHTCADVRGYALADLLKEFGKFGRVLWERCQGIDERRISPDRLRKSVGVEKTLAQDIHDWEQCESLIEQLYQELEVRLKRVKPDLHIARQGVKLKFDDFQQTTQEHVWPILNKQDLLKIAQQTWQERRKSRGVRLVGLHVTLLDPQIERQLVFDWG from the coding sequence ATGCGCAAAATCATTCATGTTGATATGGACTGCTTCTACGCAGCAATTGAGATGCGTGATAACCCGCGCCTGCGCGATATTCCTCTGGCGATTGGCGGGAGCGCCGATCGTCGTGGTGTCATTAGCACCGCTAACTATCCTGCCCGACGTTACGGTGTTCGCAGCGCGATGGCGACCGCAACGGCCTTGCGCCTGTGTCCTCACCTTACCTTGTTACCTGGGCGTATGGAGGTGTATAAGTCCACCTCCCGCCAAATCCGCGATATCTTCGCCCGCTACACATCGCTTATCGAACCGCTTTCTCTGGATGAAGCCTATCTGGATGTCACCGATAGCCCGCACTGCAATGGTTCGGCGACGCGCATCGCTGAAGAAATCCGTCGAACCATCGCGGATGAACTGAATCTGACCGCCTCGGCGGGGATTGCGCCAATCAAGTTTCTGGCGAAAATCGCGTCAGAGTTAAATAAACCGAATGGACAATATGTGATCACACCCGATCAGGTGGATGATTTCCTGCTGGCGCTGCCGCTGGAGAAAATCCCCGGCGTCGGGAAAGTGACGGCGAAACGGCTGGAAGAACGCGGTCTGCATACCTGTGCGGATGTGCGGGGATATGCGCTGGCGGATCTGCTTAAAGAATTCGGTAAGTTTGGCCGTGTGCTGTGGGAGCGATGCCAGGGGATTGATGAGCGACGGATTTCCCCCGATCGGTTGAGGAAGTCAGTTGGCGTGGAGAAGACGCTGGCGCAGGATATCCACGACTGGGAACAGTGTGAAAGTCTGATAGAACAGCTTTATCAGGAGCTGGAAGTTCGCCTGAAACGGGTTAAGCCCGATCTGCACATTGCGCGTCAGGGGGTAAAGCTCAAGTTTGATGATTTTCAGCAAACGACGCAGGAACATGTGTGGCCGATATTGAATAAACAGGATCTGTTGAAGATCGCGCAACAAACCTGGCAGGAGCGGCGTAAATCCAGAGGCGTCCGGCTGGTGGGGCTGCATGTAACGCTGCTCGACCCACAAATTGAGCGACAGCTGGTGTTTGATTGGGGGTAA
- a CDS encoding class II glutamine amidotransferase — MCELLGMSANVPTDICFSFTGLIQRGGNTGPHRDGWGITFYEGNGCRTFKDPLPSYNSPIARLVQDYPIKSCAVVSHIRQANRGAVSLENTHPFTRELWGRNWTFAHNGQLKGYNTLKTGMFRPVGQTDSEFAFCWLLSQLSERYPRTPGNWPAVFRYIAKQADVLREKGVFNMLLSDGRFVMGYCSTKLYWITRRAPFGKATLLDQDVEIDFQQQTTPNDVVTVLATQPLTGNETWHQIMPGEFVLFCFGERVL, encoded by the coding sequence ATGTGTGAACTGCTGGGGATGAGCGCGAATGTACCGACGGATATCTGCTTTAGCTTTACCGGGCTGATACAACGCGGTGGGAATACCGGGCCGCATCGGGATGGCTGGGGAATTACCTTTTATGAAGGGAACGGCTGTCGCACGTTTAAAGATCCGCTGCCAAGCTATAACTCGCCGATTGCCCGGCTGGTGCAGGATTATCCTATCAAATCATGTGCGGTGGTTTCACACATCCGGCAGGCGAATCGCGGCGCGGTGTCGCTGGAAAATACCCATCCTTTTACCCGCGAGCTGTGGGGGAGGAACTGGACGTTCGCCCACAACGGGCAACTGAAAGGTTACAACACCCTAAAAACGGGCATGTTTCGCCCCGTAGGCCAGACTGACAGCGAATTTGCTTTCTGCTGGCTGCTCTCTCAATTGTCCGAACGTTATCCGCGCACACCGGGCAACTGGCCTGCGGTGTTCCGCTATATCGCGAAACAGGCGGATGTCCTGCGGGAGAAAGGCGTGTTTAACATGCTACTGTCGGACGGGCGCTTTGTGATGGGGTATTGCTCAACCAAACTCTACTGGATCACCCGTCGTGCGCCGTTTGGTAAAGCGACGCTGTTGGATCAGGATGTGGAGATTGATTTCCAGCAGCAGACGACACCCAATGATGTCGTCACGGTACTGGCGACGCAGCCGCTAACGGGCAACGAAACCTGGCATCAAATCATGCCAGGTGAATTCGTTCTATTTTGTTTCGGCGAGCGCGTACTTTAA
- the pepD gene encoding beta-Ala-His dipeptidase, with amino-acid sequence MSELSQLSPQPLWDIFAKICSIPHPSYHEEALAAHILEWAKEKGIHAERDEVGNILLRKAATAGMENRKPVVLQAHLDMVPQKNNDTVHDFTTDPIQPYIDGEWLKARGTTLGADNGIGMASALAVLADPNVEHGPLEVLLTMTEEAGMDGAFGLQPNWLQGEILINTDSEEEGEIYMGCAGGIDFITRLPLEREVPPADYHTLKLTIKGLKGGHSGCDIHLGLGNANKLLARFLFEQAKALDIRILDLNGGTLRNAIPREAFATLSLPAANVESLKTLSQEYLAVLKNELSAVEKNLTVLVEASDSNEHPLTQDSRDRLLALLNATPNGVIRMSDDVKGVVETSLNLGVVTMEDDHAEIICLIRSLIDSGKDAVVGTLTSLGQLAGAKTSPKGGYPGWQPDAHSPVMALVRETYQKLFNKTPNIMVIHAGLECGLFKKPYPEMDMVSIGPTITGPHSPDEQVHIGSVDLYWKLLTELLKAIPPRA; translated from the coding sequence GTGTCTGAATTGTCTCAACTTTCCCCCCAGCCTCTGTGGGATATTTTCGCCAAGATCTGTTCCATTCCGCATCCGTCTTATCATGAAGAAGCGCTGGCCGCACACATTCTGGAGTGGGCTAAAGAGAAAGGCATTCATGCCGAGCGCGATGAGGTCGGCAATATTCTGCTGCGCAAAGCGGCAACCGCCGGCATGGAAAATCGCAAGCCTGTCGTATTGCAGGCGCATCTGGACATGGTGCCGCAGAAAAATAATGACACCGTACACGATTTCACTACCGATCCGATCCAGCCTTATATTGACGGTGAATGGCTGAAGGCGCGCGGCACCACGCTAGGCGCGGATAACGGCATTGGTATGGCCTCTGCGCTGGCGGTGCTGGCCGATCCGAACGTCGAGCACGGCCCGCTGGAAGTGCTGCTGACGATGACGGAAGAAGCCGGAATGGATGGCGCGTTTGGCCTGCAACCAAACTGGCTTCAGGGCGAAATCCTGATCAATACCGATTCGGAAGAAGAAGGCGAAATCTACATGGGTTGCGCAGGCGGTATTGATTTCATTACCCGTCTGCCGCTCGAACGCGAAGTGCCACCAGCCGATTACCACACGCTGAAGCTGACGATTAAAGGGCTGAAAGGCGGCCACTCCGGCTGCGACATCCATCTGGGACTGGGCAACGCCAACAAGCTGCTGGCACGTTTCCTGTTCGAGCAGGCGAAAGCGCTGGATATTCGCATTCTCGATCTGAACGGCGGGACGCTGCGTAACGCGATTCCGCGTGAGGCCTTCGCCACGCTGTCTCTGCCAGCCGCTAACGTCGAGTCGTTAAAAACGCTGAGCCAGGAATATCTGGCAGTGCTGAAAAATGAACTGTCCGCCGTTGAGAAAAACCTGACCGTACTGGTGGAAGCCAGCGACAGCAATGAGCACCCGCTGACGCAGGACAGCCGCGATCGCCTGCTGGCGCTGCTCAATGCCACGCCAAACGGCGTGATCCGCATGAGCGACGACGTCAAAGGCGTGGTGGAAACGTCACTGAATCTGGGCGTTGTGACGATGGAAGACGACCACGCGGAAATTATCTGCCTGATTCGTTCGCTGATCGACAGCGGTAAAGATGCCGTCGTCGGTACGCTGACGTCGCTGGGGCAGTTGGCTGGTGCGAAAACGTCACCGAAAGGCGGCTACCCAGGCTGGCAGCCGGATGCGCATTCACCAGTCATGGCGCTGGTGCGCGAAACGTATCAGAAACTGTTCAACAAGACGCCGAACATCATGGTGATTCACGCCGGTCTGGAGTGTGGTCTGTTCAAGAAGCCTTATCCAGAGATGGATATGGTTTCTATCGGGCCAACCATCACCGGGCCGCACTCGCCGGATGAACAAGTTCATATCGGCAGCGTGGATCTGTACTGGAAATTGCTGACAGAACTGCTGAAAGCGATTCCGCCACGTGCCTGA